AAGTGCGTAGTTTAATCAAAAAACGTCAGATAGCGGCAGTTTTTACCACCGGGGGTTATATCGCAGGACCGACCATTTTAGCGGCTCGTTTAGCCAATATTCCCGTCATCCTACACGAATCTAACTACATACCGGGCAAAGTCACTAAAGTTCTCGGTCGCTGGTGTGATACGGTTGCCCTCGGTTTTCAGGGAACCGCCAGCTATTTACCCGGCACTCGCAGCACTTGGGTTAGTACACCAGTACGCGAGCAGTTTCTCATTCCCCAGTCCCTAGATTTACCGATTCCAGAGACTGCTTTTTTAATTGTCGTTGCCGGTGGTTCTCAAGGGGCCGTAGCTCTTAATCAACTTGTCCGACAAAGCGCTCCCCAATGGTTAGAAAAAGGCATTTATATCGTGCATCTCACGGGAGAAAACGACCCCGAAGCGGATAGTTTGCGCCATTCTAACTATTTTTCCCGGCCTTTTTACGACAATATGGCGGGATTATGGCAAAGAGCTAATCTGGCTATCAGTCGCTCCGGTGCCGGCACTTTAACAGAATTAGCGATCACTTGTACGCCTTCGATTTTAATTCCCTATCCTTTTGCTGCCGAAGACCATCAGTTCTATAATGCCAAAGTTTTCGCCGAAGCTCAAGCCGCTTATCTTTACCGTCAAAATGAGTTAACTGCTCAGTTTTTAAGCGAATTAGTCCTCGATTTATGGTCTAATCCCGAAAAATTGGCCGCCATGGCTCAACAAGCTTCTCATCTAGCTATTAGTGATAGTGCCGATTTATTAGCCGATTTGTTGAGAAGAAAGAGTCAAAAAGATAGTTTTTGAAACAAATCGGCCACGCGAAAAGTGAACCCCGGAACCACATCTTCCCCCTCCAGAAAATCTCCTGATGTTAATAATCCCTGCGGTTCGTACCCGCAACGATAAACTAAAACATAGTGTTGACCTGGACTGATAACCCAGAGCAAACGAGTACCATTGGCAAAATAT
This portion of the Microcystis aeruginosa NIES-2549 genome encodes:
- the murG gene encoding undecaprenyldiphospho-muramoylpentapeptide beta-N-acetylglucosaminyltransferase; the protein is MARTPTRLLIAASGTGGHLFPALAVAERLPDYEIEWLGVPDRLEQSLVPKTYPLHTIPIEGFQTRLGLKTLKILLRQLWAIWQVRSLIKKRQIAAVFTTGGYIAGPTILAARLANIPVILHESNYIPGKVTKVLGRWCDTVALGFQGTASYLPGTRSTWVSTPVREQFLIPQSLDLPIPETAFLIVVAGGSQGAVALNQLVRQSAPQWLEKGIYIVHLTGENDPEADSLRHSNYFSRPFYDNMAGLWQRANLAISRSGAGTLTELAITCTPSILIPYPFAAEDHQFYNAKVFAEAQAAYLYRQNELTAQFLSELVLDLWSNPEKLAAMAQQASHLAISDSADLLADLLRRKSQKDSF